A segment of the Bacteroidales bacterium genome:
GCCGGTTATTCCAATTGGGATGATTTTAAGTTCAAAAATTCACCATCCAATGCTCATCCGTTGGTTGCCCCAAAAAATGCTAACCGGTATTTTGTTCTCATCCCTGTGCTGGTGATATTGGTTCTTGTGATCTTTTATTTTGTTTTCAAGATCATTAGTACAAGGGATTACAAGTTTGTTTTCATTGATGAAGAAACGCAGCAACCCATTACAAACACCATCATTGAGGTAGCACTGCTTAAAGAAGGGGCGCCCCAGTCAAGTCAACTGTGCAAATCAGATGGATCATTTTTATTCAGCACCGACAAGAGCATTGTCAGTTTTGTTGTGAAGTCGCCACATTATCATACAGATACATTGACCATTGTGTTGGATAAAGTAAACCGGAAGGAGATTGTTGCGTTAAAACCGGATAGCTTTTCGACGATGCTCGACTACTTTTCGACTGTAAATGTGAAGGACTGGCAGAAACAACGGAACCAACTGGATCAGTCGGTGGCTGATAAAGCTGTTATTTGCCAGGTGTTTGATTCGGATAAAGACAAAGTGGATACCCTAAACAAATGGGAGTTTATCAACAGATTAACCATGTTGCCGGGAAGTCACCAGGATATCCGGATTTTGGAGAAAAAATACGAAGGCGAAAAAATCTCCTTCATCCGTTTCAAACAAAGTGAGGCAAAGAAATAAAATGTATCATTTTTGTCCGGGATAATTTTTTGTCAACCCGCATCTTTGGGAGGCCAGACTAATAAAGGCTGTCAGCAATTTAAATGAACTTTGCCCGGACATCAATGATTTTATTAGTTTAATTCGACACTATTTTAAGTCCGATAACCGATGCAATCAAAGTTGAAATAAAAAACACCCTCCAAAATGTTGCTGGTTCTTTAAACACAAATATTCCCACAAGCACTGTCCCAACGGCGCCTATTCCTGTCCACACAGCATAAGCAGTTCCAATGGGTAATTGCTGGGTTACTTTTACAAGCAGGTACATGCTGATCGCTAAGCTTAACAGAAACCCTAAATACCAATAAGTTGCCATCAAACCTGTTGCTTCTTTGGCCTTTCCCAAACAAAAAGCAAATCCAACTTCAAAGATGCCTGCAATAATCAGAAGTATCCAGTTCATTCTTCTTATCAATTTAAGAATCAGTTAGTATAGATGTTTGATTGCGCGCTGCCAAATTTCCAGAAGGGACTTCTTCTTGCTGATTACTCCTCACTATCTACTTTTTCCTGCTTACCTTCACGGTAATTATCTCCACTATCTGCAAGGCAGTAGTGATTGTGCTTAAATCAGGGTTAATGTTGCCGTCTTTGCCTGAATGATGGCCGTGGCCAACCGGCTTTAATTCGTAAGATTCCTGGAGTTTTTCCGGATCAATATCTACGGCATAAACCACAGAAGGCTGAGCAGATGTTTTGTACTCATCATCATCAGGGAACTTACTGTTTGTCCAGTATTCATTCCAGTCCCAGGACTGATTGATTTCGAAAAGGACTTTAAATTTCCCTGCCACCGATTTGTCAGTTTTTGACTGAAGCACAAATCCGGCTTCAGGAGTGGCCGAAGTGTAAGCATCGGGAATCGGGTTGGATTGCGTTGGCATATAGTGGCCAGCGTCGGATTTTACTCCACGTTTATGTGCCCAGACCGGCAGGGAGGCAGGGCGAACAAGTTCTCCGGGTTTCCATTTACCTTCTGATTTGTCCGCGTAGTTGAAATAGCCTTTGGCCACCGACTCATTGACGTACAATGTCTGAATGTATTTGCCGCCGGAATCTTCCACCCAGACTGCCATCATAGGATGGTTGTGCGATTTACCGGGAGTTGCTTCGAGTGTGATTTCAAGTCCGGCGCCATCTAAATTGGTTGTTATCATTTCCGGTGGCTGAACTTTATCTTTTTTTCTTTGCGGAAATGCTTCATTCTGAAATGATAACATCAGTGCAACCACAAGCATAAGGTTTAAAATCAAATGTTTTTTCATAGTGGGTAGTAATTTTAAAATTCAACCATTATTCCGATTGTTGGCAATACTGTACCAGATGTACTTTGCAATTCTTTTAACTGATAACGCTGATCAGGAGGTGGAGCTGACGGGTTGATGATGACCGGAACCCCGTTGGCATCGAGCACCCGTGTAAAGACCGGCGCCTGCTTAGACTGGAAGTTATATAGATTCTGAATGTCAACATAGAACATCAGCGTCCATTTATCATAGAAATATTGTTTATCCACCCGCACATCGAGTTGATGGAAAAAATCAAGGCGCAGTTCATTAAACTGGCTGTAGTCAAGATACGGACCTCCCTGAACATCCCAGGCGAGTTTGTAGCTTGAATATTCTTCGTCATAAGGTGTATAGGGTGCTCCTCCGACAAACCTCCATTTTCCGCCAATGTTCCAGTTTTTCTTCAGTTCCCGGAGAAACGTAATATTGAGTATGTGCTTATTATCCCATGTTGCCGGAATGTACTCGCCATTTGCATCTTCAAACTGACTCCTTACAAAGGTGTAGGATAAAATGGAATTAAAGCCGAAAAAATCGGTGTCGCGGGCGTAAACTTCGAAACCATAAGCTTTACCATTATCCGTTGAAACAACTTCTTCATTTCCAAAGACCCCAAAGTCCCCTCCTTTACTGGCAATACTCACTGAATCCTTGACTGAAAAAGGGTAGTTGTTATAGAATTTATAGAAGCCTTCGAGCGTGATTTTGGACTGTTCATCTGGAACATATTCCAGGCCTGCCACGTAATGATTTACTCCAATGTAGGTTAAACCATTTTCACGGTTCACATAATTACCTTCGTTATCCGTGAACCCAAGGGTTGTGTATGCCGGCCGCTGGTAGTAACGACCGATGTTTGCGTTCAGATACCATTTTTCAACCAGTGCATAGGAAGCAGACAGTCGCGGAGAAAACTGTTTAAGCATGTTTGTCATGGTGGAGGAGTAATCATTGGCATCCATCCTTACGCCCAATGAAAGGTTGAGCCGATCGTTGAGATAACCACGGCTCACCTGCCCAAACACGTTCCAGCTCAGCAGATTTAAATCTGCCACGCTATTCACCCTGATCACCTCATCATTTACATACTGCTTTTGAAAAGTATTGTTTTGATAGTTCGATAGCATTGCTCCTGCTCCGTAGTTGTAGTTCCACCCCGATTGCTTCCCGGTGAACTCATACCGCAGCTTGTTTTCGGCCTCCTGCGAGTCGTAATCAAAGGTTTTGGCTTCCTCTGCCTCAACGTTATCCTGGTATTTATAGGCTATATTATTCAGCATGTTCCGACTGAGCACCAACGTGTGAAATCCGTTTGTGGAAAAATGCCTGTAAACAGCGCCAAAAGTATAACTCCACTGGTCGTTGGCAGGGAGAAAATCAAGGATGTATTGTTGTTCATCTGTAGGATTTTCAATACCGGTATTCAGTTTATTAACGTCATAAGCGCCGAGGCCGATAAAGGTCAGTTGATTTTTCTTATCAATATCCCATCGGTATTTGAACTGGATGTCGTTGTATGTAGGTAAAAACGGAAGCCCCAACGCATCAAACAGGAACTGAAGATAAGACCTCCTGAAGGAAAATATCAGGCCGGAGTTCTCAGAAATAGGGCCGTTAGCAGTAAAGCCAAGGTCAGTGGCGCCAAGGGTTGCACGGAAATTCCAGTCATCTTTTTTTGGATCCACCATGCGAAAATCAAGCACTGAACTGAGGGAATTTCCACGCGATGCGGGAAAAGCTCCGGAGTAAAAATTTACTTCCCTGATAAAATCAACGTTGATGATTCCAACCGGGCCACCCGAAGCTCCCTGGGTGGCAAAGTGGTTAATAATGGGAATTTCGATACCGTCGAGGAAAAACGAATTTTCGCTTGGACCGCCACCCCTCACAATCACATCGTTACGCTGCACCGGAGTGGATGCAACGCCAGGCAGAGACTGGATTACCTTGGAAATATCGCGGTTAGCGCCAGGGCTGCGTTCTATTTCAGAAATATTTAATGTTCGCAACGAAACCGGGCTCTCCTGGCTTCGGACAAACGGTGATGCTTTCACAACAACCTCATCCAGTTTGATGGATGTTTCATTCATCGGAAGTTCAACAAACGTTGTCCGGGCATTGGTCACCAGGAAATCCTCAGAAACATAATTTTCAAACCCAACAGATGAAGCCGCCAACCTGGTAAAACCGGGGGTGATTCCAGTGAGGATAAACTTTCCATCAAGATCGGATGTTGCCCCAATATTGGTTCCAAAGATCACAATGTTGGTAAAAGGAAGCGGCTCATTGTTTTTGGCATTAAAAACCCGTCCCTCGATGCGCCCTGACTGAGCATAAATAACCTGGGCAACGATCAAAAGTAAAAATATGATGATTGATTTTTTCACAGTCCAACTAATTTTGAAGTCAACGAATTATTTTGTTTAACTAATCTGTTAAATTATCAAACAAACATTCAACAGAAAAGTTTCAAAGGTAGCAGGTTTTTAGCAAAACCGTTTAAATAATTTGCTGCAGTAGATACTTTTTGTTTAACTTCCTGTTTACCACGGTGGCTAATACCGGAAATTGAAAAATGACTATTTTTGCCCCCCTTATGAGGATAAATTTCGCATCTGACTACGGAATTAAAATTCACCTCTTTTTGAGGCAAATTCCTGCCTGTTTTAAAATTCAAAATTATATCAAATGACAAAGCTAAAATTGAGTTTCATGATGGTTTTTGTTTTGTTTTTATCTGTTCAAACATTGTTTTCAACAGGGTTACAGCCGAAACAAATTAACGACATCAACTTCGTTGCTGAGGTTAGCATTTCCCCTGATGGCAAATATGTGGCTTACACACTTTACGTAAACAGGCCATTAGCTGAAGGCGCCGGCGCCAATTACCGCGAGTTACATTTGTTCGATCTGACCAGTAAAGCAAGCACACCTATCATAACAGGCAGTGTTGTGGTAGCATCAATCGGATGGACTCCGGATGGGAAAATGATCACTTACCGTCAGGCAACAGCTACAACAAAAGGGATGCAGGTATTTGCCATTAACCCCGATGGCACATCCATCCGGCAACTGACCGACCTCGACCGGGCGGTAAGTTCTTACCAGTTTATTGATGATAAAACCCTTGGTATCACAGTCACTGAACCTGCTTCGGAAGCAAAAACAAAATTGCTTGGTCAAGGCTTCGATATGGTGATCTTCGAAGAGGAGTTACAAAACATCGTTCTTTGGCGGTACAACATCGAAAACCTCCAGATGGTGCAGTTGACGCAGAGTGGTTCCGTTTTCGATTTCACGGTGAGTCCAGACGGAAAGAAAATCGCTGCGGCCATTTCACAG
Coding sequences within it:
- a CDS encoding TonB-dependent receptor gives rise to the protein MKKSIIIFLLLIVAQVIYAQSGRIEGRVFNAKNNEPLPFTNIVIFGTNIGATSDLDGKFILTGITPGFTRLAASSVGFENYVSEDFLVTNARTTFVELPMNETSIKLDEVVVKASPFVRSQESPVSLRTLNISEIERSPGANRDISKVIQSLPGVASTPVQRNDVIVRGGGPSENSFFLDGIEIPIINHFATQGASGGPVGIINVDFIREVNFYSGAFPASRGNSLSSVLDFRMVDPKKDDWNFRATLGATDLGFTANGPISENSGLIFSFRRSYLQFLFDALGLPFLPTYNDIQFKYRWDIDKKNQLTFIGLGAYDVNKLNTGIENPTDEQQYILDFLPANDQWSYTFGAVYRHFSTNGFHTLVLSRNMLNNIAYKYQDNVEAEEAKTFDYDSQEAENKLRYEFTGKQSGWNYNYGAGAMLSNYQNNTFQKQYVNDEVIRVNSVADLNLLSWNVFGQVSRGYLNDRLNLSLGVRMDANDYSSTMTNMLKQFSPRLSASYALVEKWYLNANIGRYYQRPAYTTLGFTDNEGNYVNRENGLTYIGVNHYVAGLEYVPDEQSKITLEGFYKFYNNYPFSVKDSVSIASKGGDFGVFGNEEVVSTDNGKAYGFEVYARDTDFFGFNSILSYTFVRSQFEDANGEYIPATWDNKHILNITFLRELKKNWNIGGKWRFVGGAPYTPYDEEYSSYKLAWDVQGGPYLDYSQFNELRLDFFHQLDVRVDKQYFYDKWTLMFYVDIQNLYNFQSKQAPVFTRVLDANGVPVIINPSAPPPDQRYQLKELQSTSGTVLPTIGIMVEF
- a CDS encoding multidrug efflux SMR transporter, which gives rise to MNWILLIIAGIFEVGFAFCLGKAKEATGLMATYWYLGFLLSLAISMYLLVKVTQQLPIGTAYAVWTGIGAVGTVLVGIFVFKEPATFWRVFFISTLIASVIGLKIVSN